The proteins below are encoded in one region of Paenibacillus sp. YYML68:
- a CDS encoding TIGR01212 family radical SAM protein (This family includes YhcC from E. coli K-12, an uncharacterized radical SAM protein.): protein MATELSSAAEPRLWGDKRFHTWNYEMRRQFGTKVFKVMLDAGFTCPNRDGKIATGGCTFCSARGSGDFAGSRRDDLVTQFNNIRDLQHRKWPEAQYIGYFQAYTNTYAPVEELREYYEAILAQPGVVGLSIATRPDCLPDDVVDYLAELNERTYLWIEMGLQTIHEETSQLINRAHDTACYEDAVARLRARGIRVCAHIIYGLPMETHEMMLDTGRAVAQMDVQGIKIHLLHLMRKTPMVKQYEAGLVRFLEKDEYVKLVVDTLELLPPNMIVHRLTGDAPRDLLIGPMWSLKKWEVLNAFDAELRERNTWQGRLWDGQRAVEEISEQGSC from the coding sequence ATGGCTACAGAGCTATCATCCGCTGCCGAGCCCCGACTATGGGGGGATAAGCGGTTCCATACATGGAATTACGAGATGCGCCGCCAGTTCGGCACGAAGGTGTTCAAGGTAATGCTGGACGCTGGCTTCACGTGTCCGAATCGGGACGGCAAGATCGCGACAGGCGGCTGCACATTCTGCAGCGCCCGCGGCTCCGGTGACTTCGCAGGCAGCCGCCGCGACGATCTGGTGACGCAATTCAACAACATCCGCGACCTGCAGCACCGCAAGTGGCCGGAGGCGCAATATATCGGCTACTTCCAAGCGTATACGAACACGTATGCGCCTGTGGAGGAGCTGCGCGAATATTATGAAGCGATCCTCGCCCAGCCGGGCGTCGTCGGCTTGTCGATCGCAACGCGACCGGACTGCTTGCCCGACGATGTCGTCGATTACCTCGCCGAGCTGAACGAGCGGACGTATCTGTGGATCGAGATGGGTCTGCAGACGATCCATGAGGAGACGTCGCAGCTCATTAACCGCGCACACGATACAGCATGCTACGAGGATGCGGTGGCACGCCTGCGCGCCCGCGGCATCCGCGTCTGTGCGCACATCATCTACGGTCTGCCGATGGAGACGCATGAGATGATGCTCGACACTGGACGCGCCGTCGCCCAGATGGACGTCCAAGGCATCAAGATTCATCTGCTGCATCTGATGCGCAAGACGCCGATGGTGAAGCAGTACGAGGCGGGACTGGTGCGCTTCCTCGAGAAGGACGAATACGTCAAGCTCGTCGTCGATACGCTCGAGCTGCTGCCTCCGAACATGATCGTCCACCGGCTGACCGGTGACGCGCCTCGCGACCTGCTCATCGGCCCGATGTGGAGCCTCAAGAAGTGGGAGGTGCTGAACGCCTTCGACGCCGAGCTGCGCGAGCGCAATACGTGGCAGGGACGGCTGTGGGACGGTCAGCGGGCTGTGGAGGAAATAAGTGAGCAGGGTTCATGTTAG
- a CDS encoding class I SAM-dependent methyltransferase, producing the protein MGFLSILSFAHKLIEERVKPGEPVVDATAGNGVDTVYLARCTGPSGTVYAFDIQAAALERTAARCALEAPGHRVELVHHSHAELAEALPTETHGRVAAVTFNLGYLPGHDHATITTAASTLPALEAAASLLRRGGVITIVLYTGHPGGQEEAEAVEAWAASLPQAQYQVLTYRYLNQRNHPPYCVAIEKR; encoded by the coding sequence TTGGGCTTCCTATCCATACTGAGCTTCGCACACAAGCTCATTGAAGAACGTGTTAAGCCCGGCGAGCCGGTCGTCGATGCGACGGCAGGCAACGGCGTAGATACCGTATACTTGGCAAGATGTACAGGGCCATCTGGCACTGTATACGCCTTCGATATTCAAGCCGCAGCACTTGAGCGGACCGCGGCTCGCTGTGCGTTGGAAGCGCCGGGGCACCGCGTCGAGCTCGTGCATCACAGCCACGCAGAGCTCGCAGAGGCGCTGCCTACTGAGACGCACGGCCGTGTGGCGGCTGTGACGTTCAATCTCGGCTACTTACCCGGTCATGACCATGCGACGATTACGACGGCCGCTTCGACGTTGCCTGCACTCGAAGCAGCAGCGTCGTTGCTGCGCCGAGGCGGTGTCATCACGATCGTCCTGTACACCGGGCATCCCGGCGGACAGGAGGAAGCCGAGGCGGTCGAGGCTTGGGCAGCCTCCTTGCCGCAGGCGCAGTATCAGGTGCTGACGTACCGATACTTGAACCAGCGCAACCATCCGCCGTATTGTGTGGCAATTGAGAAGAGATGA
- a CDS encoding type I phosphomannose isomerase catalytic subunit, with the protein MMKPYPLKFKPEFKERVWGGRALEQFGLNVPEGVIGEGWMIGDHPNGTTAVVNGELAGLGLDQLREQYGEELFGRKGFSEKTGRFPLLIKLLDCQDDLSVQVHPNDHYERLPEGELGKTEMWYILDAKPGAKIIYGMNEGVTREQLAQAIADNRIMDCLNEVTVEAGDSFYIPAGTVHALGAGVLVAEIQQNSDSTYRLYDYDRLGLDGQPRELHVEDSLNVIAYEGAGATYMKTDLAATNEWLTLASSPFFITEKGRVEGGWSLCTTADSFVIHIVCEGEGSVRYANGELSLKAGECVLMPASMGEYTLSGGMTVLRSYVR; encoded by the coding sequence ATGATGAAACCATACCCGTTAAAGTTTAAGCCCGAGTTCAAGGAACGCGTCTGGGGCGGACGAGCGCTGGAGCAATTCGGCCTTAACGTGCCCGAGGGCGTCATCGGTGAAGGCTGGATGATCGGCGATCATCCGAACGGAACGACAGCTGTCGTGAACGGTGAGCTGGCCGGGCTGGGCCTCGATCAGCTTCGGGAGCAATACGGCGAGGAGCTGTTCGGACGTAAGGGCTTCTCGGAGAAGACGGGCCGCTTCCCGCTGCTCATCAAGCTGCTGGACTGTCAGGATGACCTGTCCGTTCAGGTGCACCCGAACGATCATTACGAGCGATTGCCAGAGGGCGAGCTCGGCAAGACCGAGATGTGGTACATTCTCGATGCGAAACCGGGCGCGAAGATCATCTACGGCATGAACGAGGGCGTGACGCGAGAGCAGCTCGCTCAGGCGATCGCGGACAACCGCATCATGGACTGCTTGAACGAAGTAACCGTCGAAGCCGGCGACAGCTTCTACATCCCCGCAGGCACCGTGCACGCGCTCGGCGCAGGCGTACTCGTTGCGGAGATACAGCAAAACTCCGACAGCACGTACCGTCTGTACGACTACGACCGTCTCGGCCTCGACGGCCAGCCGCGGGAGCTGCATGTGGAGGATTCGTTGAACGTGATCGCGTATGAAGGCGCTGGCGCTACTTATATGAAGACCGACCTCGCTGCTACCAACGAGTGGCTGACGCTCGCGAGCTCACCGTTCTTCATCACCGAGAAGGGACGTGTCGAGGGGGGATGGAGTCTCTGCACGACAGCCGACAGCTTCGTCATTCATATCGTGTGCGAGGGTGAAGGCTCAGTGCGTTATGCAAACGGCGAGCTGTCGCTTAAGGCGGGGGAATGTGTGCTGATGCCTGCGAGTATGGGGGAGTATACGTTGAGTGGTGGGATGACGGTGCTGAGGAGTTATGTGCGCTAA
- a CDS encoding DUF5050 domain-containing protein, whose translation MRLSSYGKLAVLGMTLLASSGTAQAADNHVTVKLVSYEVSINGNKVDNRKREYPLVSYNHITYFPMTWYDSRLLGLEASWTDQEGLVISTGTVTSAYMLYLSPSPTNQASMKATIPDFQVTVNGLSIDNATEQYHVLMVNNITYFPLTWKFAHDMFNWSYEWSEAEGLKIASDNPVITTVALPPSAVQNDVAYYQHYYYYIESEGSSNHVYRSSAAAPSIKELVYSFEAVSSKDKSVTFMLKDNELWFSHHAGQLTTGQSVFIRIDEHGQGVAEHRGNLDFVKTPSGTIIVQQHVPPVGNNVVLVEQGQSVQDGKSVGSPELIYGWRILNPPGYQRSYSTYAQGDHLYTLASAYPVVADGDVNNIYRIDLTTYESTKVVNAAVRDFRIINDKLYYVKDSDNALYSSDLDGNHELQLSDRPVADWYQEMDGHVFYTVGLPSGGVQLFQANPLQEDTLVLEDVIDKVHLIQGKLVCDLAHDAAYGVKILDAKGQLQLPIANHATDVWAAGETVIITNAADGTVRIVERWGE comes from the coding sequence TTGAGACTCTCATCGTATGGAAAGCTAGCTGTACTCGGAATGACCCTGCTCGCATCCTCAGGAACAGCCCAGGCAGCTGACAATCATGTTACCGTCAAGCTGGTATCTTACGAGGTAAGCATCAATGGCAATAAGGTCGATAATCGCAAGCGTGAATATCCGCTGGTCTCCTATAACCATATCACGTACTTCCCCATGACGTGGTATGACTCCAGACTGCTAGGCTTAGAAGCTTCTTGGACCGATCAGGAAGGACTCGTCATCTCCACGGGTACGGTAACCTCAGCCTACATGCTATACCTATCCCCCTCTCCTACTAATCAAGCTTCAATGAAAGCGACAATACCCGATTTCCAAGTAACGGTGAATGGTCTGAGCATTGATAATGCCACAGAGCAATACCACGTTCTTATGGTCAACAACATCACTTATTTCCCTTTAACCTGGAAATTTGCTCACGACATGTTCAATTGGAGCTATGAATGGAGCGAGGCCGAGGGGCTCAAGATTGCCTCCGACAATCCGGTTATCACTACGGTTGCCCTTCCCCCAAGCGCGGTCCAGAATGACGTCGCTTATTACCAGCACTATTATTACTACATAGAGTCGGAAGGCTCATCCAACCACGTGTACCGATCCTCAGCCGCAGCACCATCCATTAAGGAGCTCGTGTACTCCTTCGAGGCGGTCTCTAGTAAAGACAAGAGTGTCACCTTCATGCTCAAAGACAACGAGCTCTGGTTCTCCCACCATGCTGGCCAGCTTACGACAGGACAGAGCGTATTCATCAGGATCGATGAGCATGGACAAGGCGTTGCAGAGCATAGGGGGAACCTCGATTTTGTAAAGACCCCGTCAGGTACCATAATCGTTCAACAGCATGTTCCACCCGTCGGCAATAACGTTGTGCTCGTGGAGCAAGGTCAATCGGTACAGGATGGCAAAAGTGTGGGCAGCCCCGAGCTGATCTACGGCTGGCGAATCCTGAACCCGCCTGGCTACCAACGGAGCTACTCCACGTATGCACAAGGAGATCACTTGTATACGTTAGCATCCGCGTATCCTGTTGTAGCAGACGGGGATGTCAATAACATCTATCGCATCGACTTAACAACCTATGAAAGCACGAAGGTGGTCAACGCTGCGGTGCGTGATTTTCGAATTATCAACGATAAGCTCTATTACGTGAAGGATAGTGATAACGCCCTATACTCCTCTGATCTGGATGGAAATCACGAGCTCCAGCTGTCCGATCGACCTGTAGCAGACTGGTATCAAGAGATGGATGGGCATGTTTTCTATACCGTGGGTCTACCGAGCGGTGGAGTGCAGCTATTCCAAGCCAACCCGCTCCAAGAAGACACGCTCGTGCTGGAGGATGTGATCGACAAGGTTCACCTTATTCAGGGTAAGCTGGTGTGCGATCTTGCCCATGACGCAGCCTACGGTGTCAAGATCTTGGATGCCAAGGGGCAGCTTCAGCTCCCCATTGCCAACCACGCTACCGATGTGTGGGCAGCCGGGGAGACTGTAATAATCACTAATGCAGCTGATGGGACCGTTCGCATTGTTGAACGATGGGGTGAATAG
- a CDS encoding B12-binding domain-containing radical SAM protein: MSLNIVLSTLNAKYIHTSLALRYLKAFSERDFPGIHIAEYTIKDPAMNIVSDLYSKRPDVVGFSCYIWNIEETIVVVNMLRKIMPDLTIVLGGPEVSYDTEYWMNRLPDVDYIVMGEGEETFHHLLTELRGSRALYSVFGLAYRKDDRVILNPPRPKVPLDELPTPHRFAEDVPSLANRVVYFETSRGCPFSCQFCLSSIEVGVRYFDIERTKSDLLYLIGAGAKLIKFVDRTFNIKREYALEMFDFLIQHHQGCVFQFEITADIMRPEVLDYLREHAPPGIFRFEIGVQSTNDLTNSLVKRRQNFAKLTRTVTMVKESGKIDQHLDLIAGLPEEDYGSFRKTFNDVFALGPEELQLGFLKMLRGTGMRHDADKYGYIYMDHAPYEILGNDILPFSDLVRIKRVEDVLEKYWNAHRMDHTVHYLIEREFTSAFDFFQQFGDYWEQQGWQKIGHQLEDLFTRLRSFLQHRGTEGLDVIEGLMKLDYFLNHKYKPRKIWWDFTLDKSRQASYLRLLAEQPQQVSDRFASLRIGEKELHKHVMIEVLPFRLDHYLATGELDRSGEQLLAVYFQPDAGAKPQTFTLALEAAGA; the protein is encoded by the coding sequence ATGAGCTTAAACATTGTGCTATCGACGCTTAACGCGAAATATATTCATACATCGCTCGCGCTGCGCTATTTGAAGGCGTTTAGCGAGCGGGATTTTCCCGGCATCCACATCGCAGAATATACGATCAAGGACCCTGCGATGAACATCGTGTCGGATCTGTACAGCAAGCGGCCGGACGTCGTCGGCTTCTCGTGCTACATCTGGAACATTGAAGAGACGATCGTCGTCGTCAATATGCTTCGCAAAATTATGCCCGACCTCACCATCGTCCTCGGCGGACCGGAGGTGTCCTACGATACGGAGTATTGGATGAACCGTCTGCCTGATGTCGACTACATCGTGATGGGCGAGGGGGAGGAGACGTTCCATCATCTGCTGACGGAGCTCAGGGGCTCGCGGGCGCTGTACAGTGTGTTCGGACTCGCCTACCGTAAGGATGACCGGGTCATCCTGAACCCGCCGCGGCCGAAGGTGCCGCTGGACGAGCTGCCGACCCCGCATCGGTTCGCTGAGGATGTGCCAAGTCTGGCTAATCGCGTCGTCTACTTCGAGACGAGCCGCGGCTGTCCGTTCAGCTGCCAGTTCTGCCTGTCCTCGATTGAGGTCGGCGTGCGGTACTTCGACATCGAGCGGACGAAGAGCGACCTGTTGTACTTGATCGGAGCGGGCGCGAAGCTGATTAAGTTCGTCGATCGGACTTTTAACATTAAGCGTGAGTACGCACTGGAGATGTTCGACTTCTTGATCCAGCATCATCAGGGCTGTGTGTTCCAGTTCGAGATTACGGCTGACATTATGCGCCCCGAGGTGCTCGACTACTTGCGTGAGCATGCCCCGCCGGGTATATTCCGCTTCGAGATTGGTGTCCAGTCGACGAACGACCTGACGAACAGCCTCGTCAAGCGGAGGCAGAACTTCGCGAAGCTGACCCGCACGGTGACGATGGTGAAGGAGAGCGGCAAGATTGACCAGCACTTGGACCTCATCGCCGGACTGCCGGAGGAGGATTACGGCTCGTTCCGCAAGACGTTCAACGACGTGTTCGCACTCGGACCGGAAGAGCTGCAGCTCGGCTTCTTGAAGATGCTCCGCGGTACGGGCATGCGTCACGATGCGGACAAGTACGGCTACATCTACATGGACCACGCGCCGTATGAGATACTCGGCAATGACATTCTGCCCTTCTCGGATCTCGTGCGGATTAAGCGGGTGGAGGATGTGCTGGAGAAATATTGGAACGCGCACCGGATGGACCATACGGTTCACTACTTGATCGAGCGCGAGTTCACCTCGGCGTTCGACTTCTTCCAGCAGTTCGGAGACTATTGGGAGCAGCAGGGCTGGCAGAAGATCGGCCACCAGCTCGAGGATCTGTTCACGCGACTGCGCTCGTTCCTGCAGCATCGCGGCACCGAGGGGCTCGATGTGATCGAAGGGCTGATGAAGCTCGATTATTTCTTGAACCACAAGTATAAGCCTCGCAAAATATGGTGGGACTTCACGCTCGACAAGTCTCGCCAGGCCAGCTACCTGCGCCTGCTCGCCGAGCAGCCTCAGCAGGTGTCGGACCGCTTCGCGTCGCTGCGCATCGGCGAGAAGGAGCTGCACAAGCACGTCATGATCGAGGTGCTGCCGTTCCGGCTCGATCATTACCTCGCGACCGGCGAGCTCGACCGCTCGGGCGAGCAGCTGCTCGCCGTCTACTTCCAGCCGGACGCCGGGGCGAAGCCTCAGACGTTCACGCTCGCTCTGGAGGCGGCGGGGGCGTAG
- a CDS encoding ABC transporter permease, which yields MNAYIQLTLAQLRLFARNRQVLLWMTAFPIFFMIMLGTFLGKDNPVSVTGAVLDQDQSALSQSLVQSLQSDPVLKLTPSTDLEQELAALENGNQQLVLVIPQGYEQKLKERSQGPQPVQPAVEVQVYYDQTNTTASTLGLQLLAPVIDRVDKELAGYTSSVVLKPQGVQSLQLRYIDFLVPGILAMMIMSNNLNGVSGQIASWRERGILRRMQSTTLKASTFIASQITARLVLNGLQAVLVLLVGYFLFGTQVNGSWLLLLSFIVLGTLAFMATGFIVAGIAKTPESAGPIAGFLSFPMMFVGGVFFPIQNMPEFLQPLVRLIPITHLSTALRQVMNVGTGLGGLWVEALFLGGWLVVAFAVATWTFKWE from the coding sequence ATGAATGCATATATTCAACTCACGCTCGCACAGCTGCGGCTGTTCGCGCGCAATCGTCAGGTGCTGCTATGGATGACGGCGTTCCCGATCTTCTTCATGATCATGCTCGGCACGTTCCTCGGCAAGGACAATCCCGTATCCGTAACAGGAGCCGTGCTCGATCAGGATCAGTCAGCTCTGTCGCAATCGCTCGTGCAGTCGCTGCAGAGCGACCCGGTGCTCAAGCTGACGCCGTCCACGGATCTTGAGCAGGAGCTGGCCGCCCTTGAGAATGGCAACCAGCAGCTCGTGCTCGTCATTCCGCAGGGGTACGAGCAGAAGCTCAAGGAGCGCAGCCAAGGCCCACAGCCAGTGCAGCCCGCCGTCGAGGTGCAGGTGTACTACGATCAGACGAACACGACCGCGTCAACGCTCGGGCTGCAGCTGCTCGCGCCGGTCATCGACCGCGTCGATAAGGAGCTCGCCGGCTACACGTCGTCGGTCGTGCTGAAGCCGCAGGGCGTCCAGTCGCTGCAGCTGCGCTACATCGACTTCCTCGTGCCGGGCATACTCGCCATGATGATCATGTCGAACAACTTGAACGGCGTCTCCGGTCAGATCGCCTCATGGCGCGAGCGCGGCATTCTGAGACGAATGCAGAGCACGACGCTCAAGGCGTCGACGTTCATCGCCTCGCAGATTACGGCACGGCTCGTGCTGAACGGTCTGCAGGCCGTGCTCGTGCTGCTCGTCGGCTACTTCCTGTTCGGCACGCAGGTGAACGGCTCGTGGCTGCTGCTGCTCAGCTTCATCGTGCTCGGGACGCTCGCCTTCATGGCGACCGGGTTCATCGTAGCAGGTATCGCCAAGACACCGGAGAGCGCGGGGCCGATCGCAGGCTTCCTCTCGTTCCCGATGATGTTCGTCGGGGGCGTCTTTTTCCCGATACAGAACATGCCTGAATTCCTGCAGCCGCTCGTGCGGCTCATCCCGATCACCCATCTGTCCACGGCGCTGCGTCAAGTGATGAACGTCGGCACAGGGCTCGGCGGACTGTGGGTCGAGGCGCTGTTCCTCGGCGGCTGGCTCGTCGTCGCGTTCGCGGTGGCGACCTGGACGTTCAAGTGGGAGTAG
- a CDS encoding ABC transporter ATP-binding protein, translating into MSTNEIMIQAQGLVKRYGTHTAVNGVHFEVRKGEVFGLLGPNGAGKTTTMEMLEGLRRPDEGRALVAGYDTRTELNRVKQVIGVQLQSTSLFDLLQVEEIIRMYASFYPSSVPIEPLLEDMILTDKRNDRVKHLSGGQKQRLAIALALVNDPQVVFLDEPTTGLDPQARRTLWDIVLRLKERGKTVVLSTHYMEEAHVLCDRICLIESGKVIALDTPAALVRSLQSENAIEFRLLDAELAGSTASASGQGKEPLHLQQLRQVEGVKQVDVRHDQYVLYTDELQRTLVDFINRSTQYNWKVHDLQTRTATLEDVFIHMTGRSLREA; encoded by the coding sequence ATGTCCACCAATGAAATCATGATTCAAGCGCAAGGCCTCGTGAAGCGGTACGGGACGCATACGGCGGTGAACGGGGTGCATTTTGAAGTCCGGAAGGGTGAGGTGTTCGGGCTGCTCGGGCCCAATGGGGCGGGCAAGACGACGACGATGGAGATGCTGGAGGGGCTGCGGCGGCCGGATGAGGGCAGGGCGCTCGTCGCTGGCTACGACACGCGTACCGAGCTGAATCGGGTGAAGCAGGTGATCGGCGTGCAGCTGCAGTCGACGTCGCTGTTCGATCTGCTGCAGGTCGAGGAGATTATTCGCATGTACGCGAGCTTCTACCCGTCATCTGTACCGATTGAGCCGCTTCTTGAGGATATGATCCTGACGGACAAAAGAAACGATCGCGTCAAGCATCTCTCCGGCGGTCAGAAGCAGCGTCTCGCCATCGCGCTAGCGCTCGTCAACGATCCGCAGGTCGTCTTCCTCGACGAACCGACGACAGGGCTCGACCCGCAGGCGCGGCGCACGCTCTGGGACATCGTCCTCCGTCTGAAGGAGCGCGGCAAGACGGTCGTGCTCAGCACGCATTATATGGAAGAAGCGCACGTGCTGTGCGACCGCATCTGCCTCATCGAGAGCGGCAAGGTCATCGCGCTCGATACGCCTGCAGCGCTCGTACGCAGCCTGCAGAGCGAGAACGCCATCGAGTTCCGGCTGCTTGACGCCGAGCTCGCGGGCAGCACCGCCTCTGCGAGCGGTCAAGGGAAGGAGCCGCTCCATCTGCAGCAGCTGCGGCAGGTCGAGGGCGTGAAGCAGGTCGACGTCCGCCACGACCAGTACGTGCTGTACACCGATGAGCTGCAGCGGACGCTCGTTGATTTTATTAACCGATCGACGCAATACAATTGGAAGGTGCATGACCTGCAGACCCGCACGGCGACGCTAGAGGACGTGTTCATCCATATGACCGGAAGGAGCCTGAGAGAAGCATGA
- the rlmD gene encoding 23S rRNA (uracil(1939)-C(5))-methyltransferase RlmD, with product MTNRTPKSGDNQHSGTKQRTGGSGGVVSGHGKHREQGGLTSSKTSSRGGRATHSASSQANSRAGRGTHSASSPTSSRAGRGTHSASSQASSRAGRGTHSASSQASLHADRPRQRAAATAEDLRVGDPIVVTIKRIGINGEGVGYFKRKAVFIIGALPDEVVKAKVTRIEGGFIEAALTEVEKASPHRQTPPCPVYDACGGCQLQHMSYEGQLQAKEELVREAFRRYASMDSIPLRPILGMDDPWGYRNKAQLQLAAEADKVVAGLYASGSHKLIDISGCAVQDPAVNEVMEHVSRLLHELSIPIYQERTRQGVVRTLVARVARSTGNMQLTFITAADRIPDVDRLVRRIRQDLPQIVSIAQNINSSKTSLVFGDRTRLLWGSERLEEALGDVRFSLSPRAFFQLNPAQTVKLYDAAKEAAALIGDELVVDAYCGSGTIGLWLAPHAREVRGIEIIPEAVEDARDNARASGADNARFYVGQAERLLPEWVRAGIRPQVIVVDPPRTGCDRALLQAIAEAKPARLVYVSCNPSTLAKDCRELLGQGYRLEWIQPVDMFPQTSHVEVIVRLERKDTVQ from the coding sequence ATGACGAACAGAACACCGAAGTCAGGTGATAATCAACATAGCGGTACGAAGCAACGGACAGGCGGCAGCGGAGGAGTAGTCTCGGGGCATGGGAAGCATCGGGAGCAAGGGGGGCTTACGTCGTCGAAGACGAGTTCACGCGGTGGTCGAGCCACGCATTCTGCTTCCTCTCAGGCAAATTCACGAGCTGGTCGTGGCACGCATTCTGCATCCTCTCCGACAAGCTCACGTGCTGGTCGTGGGACGCATTCGGCATCCTCTCAGGCGAGCTCACGTGCTGGTCGTGGGACGCATTCTGCATCCTCTCAGGCGAGTTTACATGCAGATCGACCGAGGCAACGGGCCGCTGCGACTGCTGAGGATCTTCGGGTCGGCGATCCGATCGTCGTCACGATCAAGCGGATCGGCATTAACGGCGAAGGTGTCGGCTACTTCAAGCGGAAGGCCGTCTTCATCATCGGCGCCCTCCCGGATGAGGTCGTGAAGGCGAAGGTGACGCGCATTGAAGGTGGTTTTATTGAGGCGGCGTTGACTGAGGTGGAGAAAGCGTCCCCCCATCGGCAGACGCCTCCGTGCCCCGTGTACGACGCCTGTGGCGGCTGTCAGCTGCAGCACATGAGCTACGAGGGTCAGCTGCAGGCCAAGGAGGAGCTCGTCCGCGAAGCCTTCCGCCGCTATGCGTCGATGGATTCGATCCCGCTGCGGCCCATCCTCGGCATGGATGATCCTTGGGGCTACCGCAACAAGGCGCAGCTACAGCTCGCCGCAGAAGCTGATAAGGTCGTCGCCGGTCTGTATGCCTCCGGCAGTCACAAGCTGATCGACATCAGCGGCTGCGCGGTGCAGGACCCGGCGGTCAATGAAGTGATGGAGCATGTCTCACGCCTGCTGCATGAGCTGAGCATCCCGATCTACCAAGAACGCACGCGCCAGGGCGTCGTCCGTACCCTTGTCGCCCGTGTCGCACGGTCGACTGGCAACATGCAGCTGACGTTCATCACAGCTGCCGACCGTATTCCCGACGTCGACCGACTCGTCAGGCGTATCCGACAAGATCTGCCGCAGATCGTCTCCATCGCGCAAAATATAAACAGCTCGAAGACGAGTCTCGTCTTCGGCGATCGAACCCGCCTGCTCTGGGGCAGCGAGCGGCTGGAGGAAGCACTCGGCGACGTGCGCTTCTCGCTGTCGCCGCGCGCCTTCTTCCAGCTCAACCCGGCGCAGACGGTGAAGCTGTACGATGCGGCCAAGGAGGCCGCTGCTCTAATCGGCGACGAGCTCGTCGTCGACGCCTACTGCGGCAGCGGCACCATTGGCCTGTGGCTCGCCCCGCACGCCCGCGAGGTGCGGGGCATCGAGATCATCCCCGAGGCGGTCGAAGACGCCCGGGACAACGCTCGGGCGAGCGGCGCCGACAACGCTCGCTTCTATGTCGGGCAGGCGGAGCGCCTCCTGCCCGAGTGGGTGCGCGCCGGCATTCGACCACAAGTCATTGTGGTCGATCCGCCGCGCACCGGCTGCGATCGCGCGCTGCTGCAAGCGATCGCCGAGGCGAAGCCTGCACGACTCGTCTACGTGTCGTGCAACCCGTCCACGCTCGCGAAGGACTGTCGCGAGCTGCTCGGGCAAGGCTACCGGCTGGAGTGGATCCAGCCGGTAGATATGTTTCCGCAGACGAGTCATGTGGAGGTGATAGTGAGACTTGAAAGAAAAGATACAGTCCAATAA